The DNA region ACAATCCTGAGTTTTGGCTGTTTTGCTGCCGGTACAAGATCGCTTTGTTCCCAGTCGAGTTCCCCAATTGTTAAATTTGCCAGACAGATCGAGTGACCCAACAAGATGCGAAAATACGTTTTTGGCACAAACTTGTTCAACCGGCATTGGGTTTTGAGGAGCGTGTAAAGCTATGACAGATTTAATCGAAGCAGCAAAAAGCAGTGACGCCCCTACCGTCCAAGCCTTGATAGACCAAGGGGCGGATGTGAATGGCACAGATGCAGAAGGATTGAATGCTTTAACTGCCGCAGCGGAAGCCGGCAATGCTGAAATTGTGCAAACCTTGCTCGCTGCCGGTGCAGATGCAAAAGCCGGTGATGCCGATGGCTGGACAGCGCTGATGAGTGCGGCGGCTGCCGGCCATCTTGAGATCGTTCAGCATTTGCTAGCAGCCGGTGCTGAAGTCAATGCCAAAACTAACTTTGGCTTAACTGCCTTGATGAGTGCTGCCGGTAGCGGACACGCCCAAATCGTGGAAAGTTTACTAGAAGCCGGTGCCGATCTCAAGGCCAAAGACAACAACACCATGACTGCCCTCGTTTGGGCCTCCCAAGAAGGTCACCCGGAAGTGATCAAGATCCTCAAACAAGCTCGTGAGCGCCAGTCTACCTAAACTTTTGTAAAGGAAAAGATGAGTAGTTATTTACATAATTTGTAAATAAATGTAAATAAATATTGAGAGTTTTTTGTCGAATTGTGTCAGATAACGGCCAAAACCCTCATCAGGTGGTCATTTTCTGCTAAAAAAACTCATGTGCCATTTTTTGAAGTGCTGAGTGCTGAGTGCTGAGTCAGCAAAGTTGGAAGGTGTCAAGCAACCCGCCCCACCTGCCGACGCTGTTCCTCAAGACTCAGCATGAAGTCATCAGCACACAGTCCTGAGAAGAGAACGCGCATCGTAAAGGAGCCTACCTGAATGTTCACTCACGTCAAGCCCACCATTCGACACATCGCGCCTGACAACCTCCAAGGGCGAGCCTTACTCAAGGTGGTCTATGTCGTGCTAGAAGCCCAGTATCAGAGCGCTTTGTCTGGGGCGGTTCGTTCGATTAACCAGAACAACCCCAACTTAGCGATCGAAATCAGTGGCTATCTGATCGAAGAATTGCGTGACCCTGAGAACTATGAAAACTTGAAGCGGGATCTTGCCGGTGCCAATGTTTTTATCGCATCCCTGATCTTCATTGAAGACTTGGCCGATAAAGTCGTTGAGGCAGTGGAACCCTACCGCGATGCCTTGGATGTCGCCGTAGTCTTCCCCTCCATGCCGCAGGTGATGCGCCTGAACAAGATGGGCAGCTTCTCGATGGCTCAACTGGGTCAGTCGAAGAGTGCAATTGCACAATTCATGAAAAAACGCAAGGAGCAATCCGGCTCATCCTTCCAAGATGGAATGCTGAAGCTGTTGCAGACCTTGCCGAAAGTTTTGAAATACCTGCCAATGGACAAAGCGCAGGACGCCCGCAACTTCATGCTCAGCTTCCAATATTGGTTGGGAGGTTCTTCCGAGAACTTGGAAAACTTCCTGCTGATGCTGGCAGATAAGTATGTCTTCAAAGGCAACAAGCTGAGCTTTCAGGAGCCGGTGGTTTACCCAGATATGGGTATCTGGCACCCCTTGGCACCGAAGATGTTTGAGGAAGTCAGAGATTACTTTAATTGGTACAACAGCCGTACAGACATCTCTACTGACCTGAAAGACCCCCTAGCGCCTTGCGTAGGCTTAGTGCTACAGCGCACCCACCTTGTCACCGGCGACGATGCCCATTATGTGGCAATGGTGCAGGAACTCGAAGCAATGGGGGCGCGAGTGATCCCCGTGTTCGCCGGCGGCTTAGACTTCTCCAAGCCGGTGGAGGCTTATTTCTGGGAAGTTGGGGCTAAAGGCGTTGCACCGTTACCCTTGGTGGATGCCGTGGTTTCCCTCACCGGCTTCGCCCTAGTCGGCGGGCCGGCGCGTCAAGACCACCCCAAGGCCATCGACTCCCTGAAGCGCTTAAACCGGCCCTACATGGTGGCGCTGCCTTTGGTCTTCCAAACCACGGAAGAGTGGGAAAATAGCGACTTGGGATTGCACCCGATTCAAGTGGCATTGCAAATTGCCATTCCCGAACTGGATGGCGCAATCGAACCGATTATTCTCTCAGGCAGAGATGGCACAACCGGCAAAGCGATCGCTTTGCAAGATCGCATTGAAGCCGTCGCTCAACGGGCCATGAAATGGGCGAACCTGCGCCGCAAGCCCAAATTAGACAAAAAAGTTGCAATTACGGTCTTCAGCTTCCCGCCCGACAAAGGCAACGTGGGAACCGCAGCTTATCTCGATGTGTTCGGTTCCATCTACAAAGTCCTGGAAGCTTTACAGCACAACGGCTATGACGTGCAAGGGTTGCCAGAGTCCGCCGAGGCGCTGATGCAAGAAGTCATCCACGACGCCACGGCACAGTACAGCAGCCCAGAACTGAATATTGCTTACCGGATGTCGGTTCCGGAATATGAAGAACTGACGCCCTACTCCGAACGCTTGCACGAAAACTGGGGTCCACCTCCGGGACATCTCAACACCGATGGGGAAAACTTGCTCGTTTTTGGCAAACAATTCGGCAATGTGTTTATCGGCGTTCAGCCAACCTTTGGCTATGAAGGCGATCCGATGCGCTTGCTGTTCTCTCGTTCTGCCAGCCCTCATCATGGATTTGCCGCCTATTACACTTATTTAGAGCGGATTTGGGGCGCGGATGCGGTGCTGCATTTCGGCACTCACGGTTCCCTGGAATTCATGCCCGGTAAGCAAATGGGGATGTCTGGGGATTGCTATCCCGACAGCTTGATTGGCAAGATTCCGAATTTGTATTACTACGCAGCGAATAATCCCAGCGAAGCCACGATTGCTAAGCGCCGTAGCTATGCCGCGACGATTTCCTACCTAACGCCGCCGGCAGAAAATGCAGGACTTTACAAAGGCTTGCAAGAGTTGAGCGAGTTAATTGCCTCTTATCAAACTTTGAAAGATACGGGGCGCGGGATTCCGATTGTCAGCACGATCATGGATAAGTGCCGGCTGGTGAATTTGGATAAGGATATCGCCCTGCCTGACATTGAGGCCGCAGACATGACTGCGCTGGAGCGGGATAATATTGTCGGTCAGGTGTATCGCCGGCTGATGGAAATTGAATCTCGCTTGTTGCCTTGCGGGTTGCACGTAATTGGTAAGCCGCCAACCGCAGAAGAAGCGATCGCCACGCTGGTGAATATTGCCAATCTTGATCGTGAAGACGAGGAAATCGTTTCTCTCCCCCGAATTATTGCCAATAGCATCGGGCGCAAGATTGAGGATGTTTACCACAATAACGATAAAGGCATTCTTGCCGATGTCGAGTTATTGCAAAACATCACAATGGCAAGCCGTGCGGCTGTTGCGGCTTTGGTGAAAGAGCAAACCGATGCGGATGGACGCGTTTCTTTGGTTTCCAAGCTCAATTTCTTTAATATGGGCAAAAAGGAACCTTGGATTGAAGCGCTTCATGAAGCCGGTTATAAAAAGGTCGATCCTGAACTGATTAAACCGCTGTTTGAGTATTTGGAATTCTGCTTGCAGCAAGTTTGTGCCGATAACGAATTAGGGGCACTGCTGCGGGCGTTGGAAGGCGAATATATTTTACCCGGCCCAGGCGGCGATCCGATTCGTAACCCGGATGTTTTGCCCACCGGCAAGAATATGCACGCCCTCGATCCCCAATCAATTCCTACAGCAGCAGCGGTCAAATCGGCAAAAATTGTCGTAGACCGGCTGTTAGACCGGCAACGGATGGATAATGGCGGAAATTACCCGGAAACGATTGCTTGCGTGCTTTGGGGAACCGACAATATCAAGACGTATGGGGAATCTCTCGCCCAGATTATGTGGATGGTGGGCGTGAAGCCGGTTCCCGATGCTTTGGGACGCATCAATAAGTTGGAATTGATTTCCCTCGAAGAATTGGGACGCCCTCGGATTGATGTGGTGATCAACTGTTCTGGTGTTTTCCGCGACTTGTTTATCAACCAGATGAATCTGTTGGATAAAGCCGTGAAGATGGCAGCAGAAGCAAATGAGCCGGTGGAGATGAACTTTATCCGCAAGCACGCGATGAAGCAAGCTGAGGAAATGGGCATTAATCTGCGGCAAGCGGCAACGCGAGTGTTTTCTAATGCCTCCGGTTCTTATTCTTCTAACGTCAATTTGGCGGTAGAAAATAGCACTTGGGAAAGCGAATCTGAGTTGCAGGAAATGTACCTGACTCGCAAATCCTTTGCGTTTTCTTCAGATAATCCCGGCACGATGGAACAAGATCGGCAGATTTTTGAATCCACTTTGAAAACGGCTGAAGTAACGTTCCAAAATCTGGATTCTTCTGAGATTAGCCTGACCGATGTTTCCCACTATTTCGACTCTGATCCCACCAAGGTTGTGGCGACTTTGCGCGGAGATGGCAAGCAGCCGGCCTCCTTTATTGCCGATACCACAACGGCAAACGCCCAGGTGCGGACGCTATCAGAAACGGTGCGTCTGGATGCACG from Microcoleus sp. FACHB-68 includes:
- a CDS encoding ankyrin repeat domain-containing protein — translated: MTDLIEAAKSSDAPTVQALIDQGADVNGTDAEGLNALTAAAEAGNAEIVQTLLAAGADAKAGDADGWTALMSAAAAGHLEIVQHLLAAGAEVNAKTNFGLTALMSAAGSGHAQIVESLLEAGADLKAKDNNTMTALVWASQEGHPEVIKILKQARERQST
- a CDS encoding magnesium chelatase subunit H yields the protein MFTHVKPTIRHIAPDNLQGRALLKVVYVVLEAQYQSALSGAVRSINQNNPNLAIEISGYLIEELRDPENYENLKRDLAGANVFIASLIFIEDLADKVVEAVEPYRDALDVAVVFPSMPQVMRLNKMGSFSMAQLGQSKSAIAQFMKKRKEQSGSSFQDGMLKLLQTLPKVLKYLPMDKAQDARNFMLSFQYWLGGSSENLENFLLMLADKYVFKGNKLSFQEPVVYPDMGIWHPLAPKMFEEVRDYFNWYNSRTDISTDLKDPLAPCVGLVLQRTHLVTGDDAHYVAMVQELEAMGARVIPVFAGGLDFSKPVEAYFWEVGAKGVAPLPLVDAVVSLTGFALVGGPARQDHPKAIDSLKRLNRPYMVALPLVFQTTEEWENSDLGLHPIQVALQIAIPELDGAIEPIILSGRDGTTGKAIALQDRIEAVAQRAMKWANLRRKPKLDKKVAITVFSFPPDKGNVGTAAYLDVFGSIYKVLEALQHNGYDVQGLPESAEALMQEVIHDATAQYSSPELNIAYRMSVPEYEELTPYSERLHENWGPPPGHLNTDGENLLVFGKQFGNVFIGVQPTFGYEGDPMRLLFSRSASPHHGFAAYYTYLERIWGADAVLHFGTHGSLEFMPGKQMGMSGDCYPDSLIGKIPNLYYYAANNPSEATIAKRRSYAATISYLTPPAENAGLYKGLQELSELIASYQTLKDTGRGIPIVSTIMDKCRLVNLDKDIALPDIEAADMTALERDNIVGQVYRRLMEIESRLLPCGLHVIGKPPTAEEAIATLVNIANLDREDEEIVSLPRIIANSIGRKIEDVYHNNDKGILADVELLQNITMASRAAVAALVKEQTDADGRVSLVSKLNFFNMGKKEPWIEALHEAGYKKVDPELIKPLFEYLEFCLQQVCADNELGALLRALEGEYILPGPGGDPIRNPDVLPTGKNMHALDPQSIPTAAAVKSAKIVVDRLLDRQRMDNGGNYPETIACVLWGTDNIKTYGESLAQIMWMVGVKPVPDALGRINKLELISLEELGRPRIDVVINCSGVFRDLFINQMNLLDKAVKMAAEANEPVEMNFIRKHAMKQAEEMGINLRQAATRVFSNASGSYSSNVNLAVENSTWESESELQEMYLTRKSFAFSSDNPGTMEQDRQIFESTLKTAEVTFQNLDSSEISLTDVSHYFDSDPTKVVATLRGDGKQPASFIADTTTANAQVRTLSETVRLDARTKMLNPKWYEGMLSHGYEGVRELSKRLVNTMGWSATAGAVDNWVYEETNETFIKDEAMQQRLMNLNPHSFRKMVTTLLEVNGRGYWETSESNLDRLRQLYQEVEDRIEGVE